The following are encoded together in the Chiloscyllium plagiosum isolate BGI_BamShark_2017 chromosome 1, ASM401019v2, whole genome shotgun sequence genome:
- the LOC122558467 gene encoding attractin-like protein 1 yields MSTRRAGARAQCEYAGRRAGADAQTAVGVAQAQCRRSVCFFSPSPGDGLRLELKVENMAAEERRTGSGFRGRLVAVAAGSGSFLTWGVMLVLCVSVCGWPGAQGKECEKRCVHGNCSAAGGQCVCQAGWVGELCQHCGGRFKVS; encoded by the exons ATGAGCACGAGGAGAGCGGGCGCGCGTGCTCAGTGTGAATATGCGGGAAGGAGAGCGGGCGCGGATGCTCAGACGGCAGTGGGGGTTGCGCAGGCGCAGTGCCGGCggagtgtgtgttttttttcaccTTCTCCCGGGGACGGTCTGCGGCTCGAGCTCAAAGTTGAGAACATGGCGGCGGAGGAGCGACGGACCGGCTCCGGGTTCCGAGGGAGGCTGGTGGCGGTCGCTGCCGGCTCTGGGAGTTTCCTGACGTGGGGCGTCATGTTGGTGCTGTGTGTGTCGGTGTGCGGGTGGCCCGGAGCCCAGGGCAAGGAATGTGAGAAGCGGTGTGTCCACGGGAACTGCAGCGCAGCGGGCGGTCAGTGCGTGTGTCAAGCCGGCTGGGTCGGGGAGCTGTGTCAGCACTGCGGCGGCAGGTTCAA AGTATCTTGA